Genomic DNA from Oncorhynchus nerka isolate Pitt River linkage group LG17, Oner_Uvic_2.0, whole genome shotgun sequence:
tgccccctgctggagactggagcacactgcagtccctttcaggtccatagggttttactgccccctgctggagactggagcacactgcagtccctttcaggtccatagggttttactgccccctgctggagaCTAGAGCACACTAGCAGTCCATTTCAGGTCCATACAGgttttactgccccctgctggagactggagcacactgcagtccctttcaggtccatagggttttactgccccctgctggagaCTGGAGCACACTAGTAAAGACCTTTCAGGTCCATACAGGTTTTATGTtttagtaaagaccagtatggactatcaatacagatactgtatgtagaaccatagtaaagaccagtatggactatcaatacaggtactgtatgtagaaccatagtaaagaccagtatggactatcaatacaggtactgtatgtagaaccatagtaaagcccagtatggactatcaatacaggtactgtatgtagaaccatagtaaagcccagtatggactatcaatacagatactgtatgtagaaccatagtaaagaccagtatggactatcaatacaggtgctgtatgtagaaccatagtaaagaccagtatggactatcaatacagatactgtatgtagaaccatagtaaagaccagtatggactatcaatacaggtactgtatgtagaaccatagtaaagaccagtatggactatcaatacaggtactgtatgtagaaccatagtaaagaccagtatggactatcaatacaaagTGACCATTTAGAATGAGTCCCAGTTCAATGAGAGGAAGTCTTAACAGAACTGGGGGATGACAGACAGGAAGTGGGAGGTGGAGATCTAATATATTTTTGTGCCAAACACTAAAGCATGATATTGTAATAaatctacaccctattccctacgtagaacactactttagacctggtCAGAAGCaccgtagtgcactacgtagggaatagggaaccatttggaACAGAGACAGTAATTCCCCTgaacatcttcctcttcctcatctggTTTCTTCAACAGCCCttcactcctcccctcttcctcccctcctcccttttcATTCTATTCTATCAGCCACACCACTAGCTCACCTCCACACAATACATTTACAAGTTAAAGACACACCTTGGAATAAATAACAAAGGAAAACTATTACGAGATGAAGTTGAGTGTTTTTTATTATTTCCCATCACCATAAATCCTATTTAATCACTGAACAGTAGCAGACCTAACTTCATCTGTTCCTGACTCTGGATAGTGGATTAAAAAGACCATCAATCTCCAATGATATTAAAGTACTATTCTGAACATTACTGATATACTGAGTGGCAAGTCAAGATATCTGCTGGTTTTATTGTTTGGTCAACAGCACCACCTGCTGGACAGGTTTAATGTTGCTGGACTGAGCAGTATGGGAGGATGAAAGATGACACATTTAGGGACGGTTTCCTGGACATCTACATTGAACATActgtttagtccaggactaggattcatctgtgtctgggaaaccagaccATATAGTTTAGTAGAAAGTAAGTGATACCAGCTTGTAGTGGGCTGACTAGTCCTGAATTGTCCTTTAGTTCCTGGACCATTTTCCATGCAGCTCCAGGTGACAGAGAACACATCAATTAGGACCGAGCCAACAAGCTGATCAATGATACTGAGGAGaattacatagagacagagaaccAACTGAGaaaacatatcaatggttctgaatGACAACCAATATACATCAACACCAGACATCATGATTCATGGAAATGGACAAGATTAAAACATTGGATTGAATTTTAATTAATAACTAATcagtttacagtttaaccagctcagcaGAACCAATATAATCATAGAGACCAAACCCAGGATAGAGGGGCTGAGTGAATGTGGTCTGGACTCTGTGGAGGAGGGTCATTGTGTCAGAGACACTGTAGAAGGACAGAGTACCTGCCTTGTGATCCAGGTACACTCCTACTCTGGAGGACTGAGGGCCTGATACTTTAGTCACAACATTATTGTGTCTGAACCAATAACCATCACTAGAGCACTCTAAACTCCAGGACTTGTTATTGAATCCAAATACACCATCATTACCTCTCCCTGTTCTGCTGATGTCTTTATATGAGACTGCTGTATCAACACCACCAGTCCACtccacctcccagtaacagcgtccagacagaccctctctacacagaacCTGACACCGGTTGGTGAATCTGTCTGGATGGACAGGATATGGTTGGACTTGGCGTGTAAAGGTCACCTTTCTGTTcccttcagacagagagaggtgtgtctgtgctgtgtttgggtccagtgtgagctgacaggaatctgggagaagagcagagaccAATGAGGGGAGTCAGAACAATAAGTTAAGTCAGATACTGTATCTACCCTGTCTTTGATTAGAGCCCAGCAGAGATCAAATCAGAGAAATATGAGGAGTCAGATAGATACCCAGTCTTTGATTAGATCTACTATTGCTATATATTTCTAGAGGGATTGTTAGGAGTGTCAGTAAAAAGAGACTGTTAGTTACTTCACAATAAAGAGACTCACATTGTAACAACTGTTCTCTGGTCTTGGGCTCTGGAGGCAGTACAACATCCACTATATtcactacagacacacaaacacattgacagagagagggaatgttATCATCAGACCATATTCCACATGTATATGACTAGTAGGGAACTTTCAATGGTCTAAAGTTGATGTTCTTATTGTTTTCAACACACCTGTAGTGGAGATCTTGGTCCATTCTCCTTTAAGGAAGTCTTCtagtttctctctcagttcagacACAGTCTTACTCACATCTCCAAAGTACTGAAGAGGACGGACAACGATGCTGGGTAAGTCTGAAGATACACTGAtactggagagagactgatacctctggagagagagagagagagagagagactgataactctggagagagagagagagagagaatgatacctctgagagagagagagagagagagagagactgataactctggagagagagagagagagactgataactctggagagagagagagagagagacgaacagGACAACATAATGTTTGAGATGAATAGTTTCACATGAAGTTAATTTCATATCACATGTAACAAGACAGTTTAGTTACCTGGAGGAAATGGATGTGAtcctctgtgtgtgagagctgcTCCAGCTCAGTGCTTCTCTTCCTCAGCTCAGCTATCTCCTGCTTCAGTTGCTCCAGGAGTCCTTCAGCTTGACTCACTTGAGCCTCCTCTTGGGCTCTGATCAGCTCCTTCACCTCAGAGCTCCTTCTCTCAATGGAGCGGATCAGCTCAGTAAAGATCTGATCACTGTCCTCCACTGCTGACTGTGCAGagcgctggagagagagagagagagagagagacagagagagacagagagagagacagagacagagagagagacagacagagagacagagagagatagagagagagacagagagagagagagagagacagacagagagacagagagagatagagagacagagacagagagagacagagagagagacagacagagagacagagagagagacagagacagagagagacagacagagagacagagagagatagagagacagagacagagagagacagagagagagacagatagagagacagagagagagacagagacagagagagagacagacagagagacagagagagatagagagagagagagagagagagagagagacagacagagagacagagagagatagagagagagacagagagagacagagagagagacagagacagagagagagacagacagagagacagacagagagacagagagagacagagagagagacagagagagagagagagagacagacagagagacagagagagatagagagacagagacagagacagagagagacatagacagagagagagagacagagacagagagagagagacagagagagacagagacagagagagagacagagagagagacagagacagagagagagacagagagagagagagacagagacagacagagagagagacagagagagagacagagagagagagagagacagagagagagagagacagagagagagacagagagagagagagagagacagagagagagacagagagagagagagagagagagagagacagagacagagagagagacagagacagagagagagacagagacagagagacagagagagagagacagagagagagacagagacagagagagagacagagagagagagagacagagacagacagagagagagacagagagagagagacagagagagagagacagagagagacagagagagagacagagagagagagagagacagagagagagagagagacagagagagagacagagacagagagagagacagagagagagagagagagagagatagagagacagagacagagacagagagagacagagacagagagagagagacagagagagagacagagacagagagagagagacagagagagagacagagacagagagacagacagagagagagacagagagagagagacagagagagagagagagacagagagagagagagacagagagagagagagacagagagagagagagagagagagacagagagagagacagagagagagagacagagagagagacagagacagagacagagacagagacagagagacagagagagagagagagagagagagagagacagagagagagacagagagagagagagagagagagagagacagagacagagacagagacagagacagagagacagagagagagagacagagagagagagagagagagagacagagagagagacagagagagagagagagagagagagagagacagagagagagacagagagagagagacagagacagagacagagagacagagagagagagacagagagagagacagagacagagagagagacagagagagactgtgtgtgagagagagagagacagagacagagagagagacagacagacagacagagagagagagagagagacagagagagagagacagagagagagagacagagagagacagagagagagacagagagagagacagagagagagacagagagagagagacagagagagagacagagagagagagacagagagagagagacagagacagagagacagagagagagacagagacagagagacagagagacagagacagagagagagacagagacagagagagagagacagagacagagagacagagagagagacagagagagagacagagagagagacagagagagagacagagagagagagagagagagagacagagacagagagacagagagacagagagacagagagacagacagagagagagacagagacagagagacagagacagagagacagagagagagagagacacagagacagagacagagagacagagagagagagacagagagagagagagacacagagacagagacagagacagagagagagagagagagagagagacagagaaagacagtagGTTCAGGTTCTCTGCACCTCTGAGTCAGAACTCTGCCAGGTCCACCAGGCCTTgtcacctcttggtcctgctctactctcctccctcctggacagacaggtacagaacacctcttggtcctgctctactctccaccctcctggacagacaggtacagaacacctcttggtcctgctctagtctcctccctcctggacagacaggtacagaacacctcttggtcctcctctactctcctccctcctggacagacaggtacagaacacctcttggtcctgctctactctcctccctcctggacagacaggtacagaacacctcttggtcctgctctactctcctccctcctggacagacaggtacagaacacctcttggtcctgctctactctcctccctcctggacagacaggtacagaacacctcttggtatatcatatatatatatatatatatatatagtatcatCATTCAGAACTTTAAGCATATCTTTGGGAGGACGTCCAGCCTGTTTGACAAAGATAAACAAAGATTTTTTCAAATTTTTGCAGCCATTACTGACAAAATAATCAAATACAATGTTTTGTAGAAAATCTCtacatggaaagccagaaagCTGTAAATCAATTAAATACaatgttaactagatattatctgtgtcatttatagcctggcacagatagtaaaactacattaaatacaacgttaactagctattatctgtgtcatttatagcctggcacagatagtaaaactacattaaatacaacgttaactagatattatctgtgtcatttatagcctggcacagatagtaaaactacattaaatacaacgttaactagatattatctgtgtcatttatagcctgtCACAGAgagtaaaactacattaaatacaacgttaactagatattatctgtgtcatttatagcctggcacagatagtaaaactactgtagcgacccgcacagacagctgtgtgttctgtgttcagCTAGTAgctggttgtgttgtacttaccagttcccagtgttcgcggggtccgacatgccaatcaacctgctatctgccaatcacaggAATGCCTgggatgttctgatgccgggcatcctggtggttggcggagtggcgtggagggggcggggcattggaagttaaggttcagcctttgttctctctcttccgtctgggcttcacaagagaaggtcccgATTGGCTTGTGGGGAATCTTTCATTTATTTGGCGTGAGCTAAGGCCAAACAGTAGCCGGTGTAAAGTtgctaataaaccgtcaattcgtaacgcaatcctctgtctggacaattgttcctttatgatctagtcaggtcattacactacattaaatacaacgttaactagatatcaTCGCCACATAACTTATGTCGAATTTAAAAGACACCGTTACCGTTAGTAACGTCTGTTACACTGTAACTTACAGGCAGCCTCACATAAAAACCTATTGGTTAACAAAGCTTTGATTATGACCAAAGTCTATAGTAgtgaaaactctctctctctattgtaacTTACC
This window encodes:
- the LOC135561379 gene encoding tripartite motif-containing protein 16-like isoform X1, whose product is MAQQGVLLDQDQFCCSVCLDLLKEPVTIPCGHSYCRSCIEGCWDQDVLKGVYSCPQCRETFTPRPNLRKNNMLAEMVEKLRKTGLQAALPPALCYAGPGDVVCDFCTGTRKQKALMSCLACLASYCETHLQSHYESPAFKKHKLVKATAQLQEKICSHHDKLLEVYCRTDQQCICLLCVMDEHKDHDTVSAAAERTEKQRQLGMSQQKVQQRFQEREKELKELQQAVESFKRSAQSAVEDSDQIFTELIRSIERRSSEVKELIRAQEEAQVSQAEGLLEQLKQEIAELRKRSTELEQLSHTEDHIHFLQRYQSLSSISVSSDLPSIVVRPLQYFGDVSKTVSELREKLEDFLKGEWTKISTTVNIVDVVLPPEPKTREQLLQYSCQLTLDPNTAQTHLSLSEGNRKVTFTRQVQPYPVHPDRFTNRCQVLCREGLSGRCYWEVEWTGGVDTAVSYKDISRTGRGNDGVFGFNNKSWSLECSSDGYWFRHNNVVTKVSGPQSSRVGVYLDHKAGTLSFYSVSDTMTLLHRVQTTFTQPLYPGFGLYDYIGSAELVKL
- the LOC135561379 gene encoding tripartite motif-containing protein 16-like isoform X2, whose translation is MAQQGVLLDQDQFCCSVCLDLLKEPVTIPCGHSYCRSCIEGCWDQDVLKGVYSCPQCRETFTPRPNLRKNNMLAEMVEKLRKTGLQAALPPALCYAGPGDVVCDFCTGTRKQKALMSCLACLASYCETHLQSHYESPAFKKHKLVKATAQLQEKICSHHDKLLEVYCRTDQQCICLLCVMDEHKDHDTVSAAAERTEKQRQLGMSQQKVQQRFQEREKELKELQQAVESFKRSAQSAVEDSDQIFTELIRSIERRSSEVKELIRAQEEAQVSQAEGLLEQLKQEIAELRKRSTELEQLSHTEDHIHFLQVTKLSCYIYQSLSLSLSLQRYQSLSSISVSSDLPSIVVRPLQYFGDVSKTVSELREKLEDFLKGEWTKISTTVNIVDVVLPPEPKTREQLLQYSCQLTLDPNTAQTHLSLSEGNRKVTFTRQVQPYPVHPDRFTNRCQVLCREGLSGRCYWEVEWTGGVDTAVSYKDISRTGRGNDGVFGFNNKSWSLECSSDGYWFRHNNVVTKVSGPQSSRVGVYLDHKAGTLSFYSVSDTMTLLHRVQTTFTQPLYPGFGLYDYIGSAELVKL